In Phragmites australis chromosome 17, lpPhrAust1.1, whole genome shotgun sequence, the following are encoded in one genomic region:
- the LOC133897950 gene encoding rop guanine nucleotide exchange factor 1-like — protein sequence MASASEDDAASERCCGSYSPSADVSESETSSDCSAPTTRRFASSSSATVSRLASSSSSLPTPASAAAFYLSKPASDISEIDMMKERFAKLLLGEDMSGSGKGVCTALAISNAITNLSATVFGELWRLEPLAPARKAMWTREMEWLLSVADSIVELIPSIQELPEGGGQFEVMVPRPRSDLYMNLPALKKLDAMLLAMIDGFKETEFWYVDRGIAVEDSGGPFPSSSSRGRPSSVRQEEKWWLPCPRVPPKGLSEDARRKLQQSRDCANQILKAAMAINSDVLTNMEIPEAYLETLPKSGKSCLGEIIYRYITAEQFSPECLLDCLDLSSEHHTLEVANRIEAAIHVWRLKGQKKSTPQAKSKKSWGGKVKGLVNDKEKSHTLSERADGLLQSLRLRYPGLPQTSLDMNKIQYNKDVGQSILESYSRVLESLAFNIIARIDDVLYVDDATKKSAAAESVSIFNRGIGVPVQKRISPSPFSIQNTPYASPFATPTFCSSTPVTGSPGRVQPPLNKSSLGKQEIKVEKIFSGDLEKVWTYAGNLSARKDVGDAPERD from the exons ATGGCGAGTGCGTCGGAGGACGACGCCGCCTCGGAGCGCTGCTGCGGCAGCTACAGCCCCAGCGCCGACGTCAGCGAGTCCGAGACCTCCAGCGACTGCTCCGCGCCCACCACCCGCCgcttcgcctcctcctcctctgccaccGTCTCACGCCTCgcgtcctcctcgtcctccctcCCCACAccggcctccgccgccgccttctaCCTCTCCAAGCCCGCCTCCGACATCTCCG AGATCGACATGATGAAGGAGCGATTCGCGAAGCTCCTACTCGGCGAGGACATGTCCGGCAGCGGCAAGGGCGTCTGCACCGCGCTCGCCATCTCTAACGCCATCACCAACCTCTCCG CTACCGTGTTCGGCGAGCTGTGGAGGCTGGAGCCGCTCGCGCCGGCGAGGAAGGCGATGTGGACGCGGGAGATGGAGTGGCTGCTCTCCGTCGCCGACTCCATCGTCGAACTCATCCCCTCCATCCAGGAGCTCCCCGAAGGTGGCGGTCAGTTCGAGGTCATGGTGCCACGCCCTCGCAGCGACCTGTACATGAACCTCCCCGCTCTAAAGAAGCTCGACGCCATGCTCCTCGCGATGATTGACGGGTTCAAGGAGACAGAGTTCTGGTATGTGGATAGGGGCATTGCAGTCGAGGATAGTGGGGGTCCGTTCCCCTCGTCGTCGTCTCGCGGGCGGCCATCATCGGTGCGGCAGGAGGAGAAGTGGTGGCTGCCGTGCCCGCGAGTGCCGCCCAAGGGGCTGTCCGAGGATGCAAGGAGGAAGCTGCAGCAGAGCAGGGATTGTGCAAACCAGATACTGAAGGCAGCCATGGCGATTAACAGCGATGTGCTCACCAATATGGAGATCCCGGAAGCGTACCTGGAGACACTGCCAAAG aGTGGTAAATCATGCTTGGGGGAGATAATTTACCGATACATAACAGCTGAACAATTCTCACCAGAATGCCTCCTAGATTGCTTGGATCTGTCATCTGAGCACCACACACTAGAAGTAGCAAACAGAATCGAAGCTGCCATCCATGTTTGGAGACTGAAAGGTCAAAAGAAGTCGACGCCTCAAGCTAAATCAAAGAAATCTTGGGGTGGAAAAGTGAAGGGTCTGGTCAATGATAAGGAAAAGAGCCACACTTTGTCCGAAAGAGCTGATGGTTTATTGCAGAGCTTAAGATTACGATACCCTGGTCTGCCACAAACTTCCCTCGACATGAACAAGATCCAGTATAACAAG GATGTTGGGCAGTCCATACTTGAAAGTTACTCAAGGGTCCTGGAGAGCTTGGCATTTAACATAATCGCAAGAATTGATGATGtgctttatgttgatgatgcaACCAAGAAGTCTGCCGCAGCCGAGTCTGTTTCGATCTTCAATCGTGGCATAGGTGTACCAGTTCAGAAGAGAATCTCACCAAGCCCATTCTCGATTCAGAATACACCGTATGCCTCCCCATTTGCAACACCCACTTTCTGCTCCTCCACTCCAGTTACAGGCAGTCCTGGAAGGGTACAGCCCCCATTAAACAAAAGTAGTTTAGGGAAACAAGAAATTAAAGTCGAGAAGATCTTTTCTGGTGATCTAGAGAAGGTCTGGACATATGCCGGAAACCTGAGCGCTAGGAAAGACGTAGGAGATGCTCCTGAGAGGGACTGA